A section of the Candidatus Beckwithbacteria bacterium genome encodes:
- a CDS encoding IS200/IS605 family transposase, protein FWADGYFAETIGKTNYLQIKKYIKDNKEIMPEKD, encoded by the coding sequence TTTTTGGGCTGATGGCTACTTTGCTGAAACCATAGGTAAAACCAATTACTTACAAATAAAAAAGTACATTAAAGACAATAAAGAAATTATGCCAGAGAAGGATTAA